Proteins encoded together in one Schumannella luteola window:
- the mscL gene encoding large conductance mechanosensitive channel protein MscL, with the protein MERSGMLKGFKDFVLRGNVIDLAVGVVIGSAFTAIVTALVNGIFNPVITLLFNADDLNSAGITLREKAGDVPAVVLSWGSVLAAVIQFLLIAIVVYFALITPMNYLKKVSFTKKKEEEAPPADEPPSEIDLLVQIRDLLSSQNSAQRGADDHPPYDSGAPEAKPGG; encoded by the coding sequence GTGGAAAGGTCCGGCATGCTCAAGGGATTCAAGGACTTCGTCCTTCGCGGCAACGTGATCGACCTCGCCGTCGGTGTGGTCATCGGATCGGCGTTCACCGCGATCGTCACCGCCCTGGTGAACGGCATCTTCAACCCCGTCATCACGCTGCTCTTCAACGCGGACGACCTGAACAGCGCGGGCATCACGCTGCGCGAGAAGGCCGGCGACGTGCCGGCCGTCGTGCTGTCGTGGGGCTCGGTGCTCGCGGCCGTGATCCAGTTCCTGCTGATCGCGATCGTCGTCTACTTCGCGCTGATCACGCCGATGAACTACCTCAAGAAGGTCTCCTTCACGAAGAAGAAGGAAGAGGAGGCGCCGCCGGCCGACGAGCCGCCGAGCGAGATCGACCTGCTCGTGCAGATCCGCGATCTGCTGTCGTCGCAGAACTCCGCGCAGCGCGGAGCCGACGACCACCCGCCGTACGACAGCGGCGCGCCCGAGGCGAAGCCGGGTGGTTGA
- a CDS encoding transcriptional regulator → MADSPDGDAQPAGEADSADASSSERPRRRRRVTTAPPAGSDPHPAPEPPRGSGTDNDARMRAEKPPHY, encoded by the coding sequence TTGGCTGACTCTCCTGACGGGGATGCGCAGCCGGCCGGCGAAGCCGACTCCGCCGACGCGTCGTCGTCCGAGCGCCCTCGCCGCCGCCGACGCGTGACGACAGCGCCGCCGGCCGGCAGCGACCCGCATCCCGCCCCCGAGCCGCCGCGCGGCAGCGGAACCGACAACGACGCCCGCATGCGCGCCGAGAAGCCGCCGCACTACTGA